In Montipora foliosa isolate CH-2021 chromosome 9, ASM3666993v2, whole genome shotgun sequence, the DNA window CTTTGACGTCGAAATGAATGTCAGGAAGTTCCTCAAGAATAGAGCCGCATCTCTGGAGAATCTTAAAATTCTCATAACAAACTGGTACGCCTTGAAGAACGTCCGAATACTTCATCAATTTGCTGTTCAGTTCCTCCTTTACTCCTTCCCTTAAGCGACCAAGATATCGTGGATGTAAAAATACATGTTCTGTAGATTCGACTCGGGTGAAACAAGAGTGCCGTTCAGCACATTTTCTCTTCGCTTCGTCTAAAGAAACCATGTAGCCCAAATGCTTTGGGGAAGCCATGTTGAAATTTATCCGCTGACCAAAAGTCGCATGGTGTTCACTTAATCCAGCTCGACCCAGGCCTTCATGAGCAATATATCGCGAGATCACGTGTTCTGAAACCAAcgttgaagccctgaatttttcaggcttctctaggcaattactaaaattgcgttcataactgcgaggatcatagctcacTTGAGTAATTGACATACTTAAACTATTAAGCAAACAACAGTTGCAGCTAAGGTCAACCTACTGTAGATTTTAACGAAAGATCAATCGGTTGTTGCAAAGACACCCGAAAAAGGATGTACGTCGCCCGAAAAAGCACGCTTGCACTGTATACTGCTCTAGCACTGAACTACCGATGGGCGATTGCAAGGTGAAAGTGTGATTGAGGGAAAGTAAAAGTCAAATGTTGCGCTGTCTTGACTGTAATGAGTTTCGTTATTGAGTAAAAAATTGTTTCTTATCCTCATTTCCAATACATGGGTTCCATAATTATACTCTCAATCGTTAAGCTCAACATGATTATATTACGAGTGCTTAAAGCATcttttttaggatacttttgcTAACTGCTGAAT includes these proteins:
- the LOC137969944 gene encoding DNA-directed RNA polymerase I subunit RPA43-like, coding for MSITQVSYDPRSYERNFSNCLEKPEKFRASTLVSEHVISRYIAHEGLGRAGLSEHHATFGQRINFNMASPKHLGYMVSLDEAKRKCAERHSCFTRVESTEHVFLHPRYLGRLREGVKEELNSKLMKYSDVLQGVPVCYENFKILQRCGSILEELPDIHFDVKVDLIVFKPIIGSSLVGVVNNIGVDHVGCLIHNCFNASVSKSNFRNGLLYDSLDIGSEFTFTVIGTEAVNGVLAITGEVGEHKKRKRKHRDTDRTVNYGKDQSGHADEEDDISLQSLNGVNDIDRNMTSKSAKKRKNKIRTKE